One segment of Desulfonauticus submarinus DNA contains the following:
- a CDS encoding potassium channel family protein gives MAKFEVGVIGLGKFGFYLAKSLVNLGHNVVGLDNKSDRIKRAQDILTQVYEADATDKGALSQLGFADLNHVIISVGHSMEASILIALYLKELGAKDIWCKAISDEHEKVLLKIGVDHVIFPERFAAEQLARSLVVPGLIDYLPMGKGVLLKEIIVSSKWEGKTLRELDLTNQYGVQAIAIKTQEKGEYTFVPKADQKLKKGDILAIVGKEESFKELSP, from the coding sequence GTGGCAAAGTTTGAAGTAGGTGTTATAGGATTAGGAAAGTTTGGTTTTTATTTAGCAAAATCTTTAGTCAACCTTGGCCACAATGTAGTTGGTTTAGACAATAAATCCGATAGAATAAAACGAGCTCAGGATATTTTAACTCAGGTATATGAAGCAGATGCAACAGACAAAGGAGCCTTATCTCAGTTAGGGTTTGCAGACTTAAACCATGTAATAATAAGTGTTGGCCATTCCATGGAAGCTAGCATTTTAATTGCTTTATATCTTAAAGAACTAGGAGCCAAGGATATTTGGTGTAAAGCTATTAGTGATGAGCATGAAAAGGTTTTATTAAAAATAGGCGTAGATCATGTTATTTTCCCTGAGCGATTTGCAGCAGAACAGCTAGCAAGAAGTTTAGTAGTTCCTGGGCTAATTGACTATTTGCCTATGGGTAAGGGAGTATTATTAAAGGAGATAATAGTTTCTTCTAAGTGGGAAGGAAAAACTTTAAGAGAATTGGATCTTACTAATCAGTATGGAGTACAAGCAATTGCTATCAAAACCCAGGAAAAAGGAGAATATACATTTGTGCCAAAAGCTGATCAAAAGTTAAAAAAAGGAGATATACTTGCTATCGTAGGTAAAGAAGAAAGTTTTAAAGAATTAAGTCCATAA
- a CDS encoding TrkH family potassium uptake protein produces MKKNFISPFSLPVYFFALTILIGAIILHHPISLKGNSISWLDALFTATSATCVTGLIVVDTGSFFSPFGQGVILTLIQLGGLGIMTYTSLVFYLWRKKISITDRIAVGQSLLHDPSFHLGKFLTQMIQFVFFIELGGALLLYLLDPIKFSPFSAIFHSISAFCNAGFSLFSSSLIEWQSSFLVNLIFIILIVSGGLGFAVILEIYERKIHVRTKQKLSWHSKIVLETTLALIVGGTILIFIAEFFAHPEYIDLKKSILTSFFQSITCRTAGFNTVEIDKMTNLSLLIMIFLMFIGGSPGSCAGGIKTTTFRTFVSFGWSNLIGRKQCVIGKYALDDKSLNKALTLIIFAMSLIFLATAILLATEGGDIPHHLTKGLFLEILFEVVSAFGTVGLSVGLTPNLSVIGKMVIIALMFIGRLGPILFLTLLQSWQSQERFKWPENTLLIG; encoded by the coding sequence ATGAAAAAAAATTTCATTTCTCCTTTTTCTTTGCCTGTTTATTTTTTTGCTTTAACTATTTTAATAGGTGCCATTATCCTACATCATCCTATAAGTCTTAAAGGCAATTCTATTTCCTGGTTAGATGCTTTATTTACAGCTACTTCAGCTACCTGCGTTACAGGTTTAATTGTTGTAGATACAGGATCATTTTTTTCTCCATTTGGACAGGGCGTAATTTTAACCTTAATTCAATTAGGCGGTTTAGGTATAATGACTTATACCAGCTTAGTTTTTTATCTATGGAGAAAAAAAATAAGTATTACAGATAGGATAGCTGTGGGACAATCTTTACTTCACGATCCATCATTTCATCTAGGAAAATTTTTAACACAGATGATACAATTTGTGTTTTTTATTGAACTTGGGGGAGCATTATTGCTATACCTCTTAGATCCTATAAAATTTTCTCCTTTTTCTGCAATTTTTCATTCTATTTCTGCATTTTGTAATGCTGGTTTTTCTTTATTTTCTTCTAGTTTAATTGAATGGCAAAGTTCTTTTTTAGTTAATCTTATTTTTATTATTTTAATAGTTTCTGGTGGGCTTGGTTTTGCTGTAATTTTAGAAATATATGAACGAAAAATACATGTTCGTACTAAACAAAAACTTAGTTGGCATTCTAAAATAGTATTAGAAACAACATTAGCATTAATTGTTGGTGGAACTATTTTAATTTTTATTGCTGAGTTTTTTGCTCATCCAGAATATATAGATTTGAAAAAAAGCATATTAACTTCTTTTTTTCAGTCTATTACATGTAGAACAGCAGGATTTAATACTGTGGAAATTGATAAAATGACAAATCTTTCCCTTTTAATTATGATTTTCCTGATGTTTATAGGAGGTTCTCCTGGATCTTGTGCTGGTGGTATTAAAACAACTACTTTTAGAACTTTTGTCTCTTTTGGCTGGTCTAATCTTATTGGAAGAAAACAATGCGTCATTGGGAAATATGCTTTAGATGATAAAAGTCTTAACAAAGCATTAACTTTAATTATATTTGCTATGAGTCTTATTTTTTTAGCTACTGCTATTCTCTTAGCAACAGAAGGAGGAGATATTCCTCATCATTTAACAAAAGGACTTTTTTTAGAAATTTTGTTTGAAGTAGTATCTGCTTTTGGTACAGTAGGATTATCTGTTGGATTAACTCCAAACTTATCTGTTATTGGAAAAATGGTTATTATAGCCTTAATGTTTATAGGAAGGTTAGGGCCTATTTTATTTTTAACTCTTTTACAGAGTTGGCAATCACAAGAAAGATTTAAATGGCCAGAAAATACCTTATTAATAGGTTAG
- the rpsT gene encoding 30S ribosomal protein S20: MANHKSAIKRHRQSLKRRARNRAVKTRIKNVVKAVRQAVEEKDKTQAIEKLRTATSVIGKASQKGILHWKTAARKVSKLTKLVNSIE, encoded by the coding sequence TTGGCCAATCACAAGTCTGCAATTAAAAGACATAGGCAAAGTTTAAAAAGAAGAGCTCGCAATAGGGCAGTTAAAACTAGGATAAAAAATGTTGTAAAGGCTGTACGGCAAGCTGTTGAGGAAAAAGATAAAACTCAAGCTATTGAAAAATTAAGAACAGCAACCTCTGTTATTGGAAAGGCCTCTCAAAAGGGAATTTTACATTGGAAGACAGCTGCTCGTAAGGTTTCTAAATTAACAAAGTTAGTCAATAGTATTGAATAA